In Leptolyngbya sp. SIO1E4, one DNA window encodes the following:
- a CDS encoding acetolactate synthase large subunit translates to MDTAELLVKCLENEGVEYIFGVPGEENLQVLQALKKSSIQFVTTRHEQGAAFMADVYGRLTGKAGVCLSTLGPGATNLMTGVADANLDRAPLVAITGQVGTDRMHIESHQYLDLVAMFAPVTKWNAQIVRPSITPEIVRKAFKLAQTEKPGAVHIDLPENIAAMAVTGEPLHRDGQEKSYASVQSIQQAAVAISQATNPMILVGNGAIRAQASEALTKFATTLNIPVANTFMGKGIIPYTHPLALWTFGLQQRDFISCGVEQTDLLIAVGYDLVEYSPKKWNPASNIPILHINATPAEIDSSYIPRVEVVGDIADSLEEILKRVNRQGRPDPISVKLREEIRADYQRYDHDEGFPVKPQKLIYDLRQVLGPDDIVISDVGAHKMWIARNYHCDRPNTCLISNGFASMGIAIPGGIAAKLVHPSRRVVAATGDGGFMMNCQELETALRLGTAFVTLIFNDGGYGLIEWKQQSQYGESAFVHFNNPDFVKLAESMGLKGYRVDTTEDLLPTLKEALEQDVPTVIDCPVDYRENLMFSKQTQALTCLI, encoded by the coding sequence ATGGACACTGCTGAGCTACTGGTCAAATGTTTAGAAAATGAAGGCGTTGAGTATATTTTTGGCGTGCCGGGGGAAGAAAACCTGCAGGTGCTGCAGGCCCTGAAAAAATCCTCTATTCAATTCGTCACTACTCGCCATGAGCAGGGGGCGGCCTTTATGGCGGATGTCTACGGTCGCCTCACGGGGAAGGCCGGGGTCTGCCTCTCAACGCTGGGGCCAGGAGCCACCAACCTGATGACTGGGGTAGCAGATGCCAATCTGGATCGGGCTCCCCTCGTGGCGATTACGGGTCAGGTGGGCACGGATCGCATGCACATTGAGTCTCACCAATACTTAGACCTGGTGGCAATGTTTGCCCCAGTGACGAAATGGAACGCTCAGATTGTGCGCCCCAGCATCACCCCCGAGATCGTGCGGAAAGCCTTCAAACTGGCCCAGACCGAAAAGCCCGGGGCGGTTCATATCGACCTACCCGAAAATATTGCAGCCATGGCTGTTACCGGAGAGCCCCTGCATCGGGACGGGCAAGAGAAGTCCTATGCCTCTGTGCAGAGCATTCAACAGGCGGCAGTGGCGATTTCCCAGGCTACGAACCCGATGATTTTGGTGGGCAATGGGGCCATCCGGGCCCAAGCCAGCGAGGCCCTGACAAAATTTGCGACGACGTTAAATATTCCTGTCGCGAATACGTTTATGGGCAAAGGCATTATTCCCTATACCCATCCGTTAGCCCTGTGGACCTTTGGTCTGCAGCAGCGGGACTTTATTTCCTGTGGCGTCGAACAGACGGATCTGCTGATTGCTGTGGGCTATGACCTGGTGGAATATTCTCCCAAGAAGTGGAATCCGGCCAGTAATATCCCCATTTTGCATATCAACGCCACCCCCGCCGAAATTGACAGTAGCTACATCCCACGAGTTGAGGTGGTGGGTGATATTGCCGATTCTCTAGAAGAGATTCTCAAGCGGGTTAACCGGCAAGGCCGACCAGACCCGATCAGTGTCAAACTCCGGGAAGAAATCCGTGCCGATTATCAGCGCTACGATCATGATGAGGGTTTTCCTGTAAAGCCCCAAAAGCTGATTTATGACCTGCGACAGGTATTAGGGCCAGACGACATCGTGATTTCTGATGTGGGTGCCCACAAAATGTGGATTGCCCGCAACTACCATTGCGATCGCCCCAATACCTGCCTAATTTCCAACGGCTTTGCCTCCATGGGCATTGCCATTCCAGGGGGGATTGCAGCTAAGCTTGTCCACCCCTCTCGCAGGGTGGTTGCGGCCACTGGAGATGGCGGCTTTATGATGAACTGCCAGGAGCTAGAGACGGCATTGCGATTAGGGACTGCGTTTGTGACGCTGATTTTTAACGATGGCGGCTATGGCCTGATCGAATGGAAACAGCAAAGTCAGTATGGCGAGTCGGCCTTTGTGCATTTTAATAATCCAGACTTTGTGAAACTGGCGGAGTCTATGGGGTTAAAGGGCTACCGGGTTGACACCACTGAAGACTTACTGCCCACGCTCAAAGAAGCGCTTGAACAAGATGTCCCCACCGTCATCGACTGCCCAGTAGACTACCGAGAGAATCTGATGTTTAGCAAACAAACGCAGGCGCTGACGTGCTTGATCTGA
- a CDS encoding helix-turn-helix transcriptional regulator, with the protein MKPGSKYYPLYQHLAHCQQDPIALTLADIETLIAGKLPASAWTKRAWWSNRAKGALQAAAWIAAGYHTDTIDLETQVITFKTFEAEYKVEYSNGEITWNQAAIKALRKHMQLTQAQFAETLGVRRQTVSEWENGVYLPDRSTLKHLGLVAEKEDFQGLPDTDAGTDTRADTRTNPEADTEKEIS; encoded by the coding sequence ATGAAACCTGGCAGCAAATACTATCCCCTATATCAGCACCTGGCTCACTGCCAACAAGACCCCATCGCACTCACCTTGGCCGACATAGAGACATTGATTGCAGGGAAGCTACCGGCCTCTGCCTGGACAAAACGAGCCTGGTGGAGCAACCGTGCCAAAGGGGCTTTGCAAGCAGCCGCCTGGATCGCAGCGGGATACCACACCGACACCATCGACCTAGAAACCCAGGTCATCACCTTCAAAACGTTTGAAGCCGAGTACAAGGTCGAGTACAGCAATGGAGAGATTACCTGGAATCAAGCTGCAATTAAAGCATTGAGAAAACATATGCAGCTGACCCAGGCTCAATTTGCTGAAACCCTAGGGGTGCGGCGGCAAACCGTCAGCGAATGGGAGAATGGCGTCTATTTACCCGATCGTTCTACCCTTAAGCACTTGGGGCTAGTGGCTGAAAAAGAAGATTTTCAAGGGCTACCCGACACTGACGCTGGCACCGATACCCGCGCCGATACCCGCACCAATCCCGAGGCTGACACAGAGAAGGAGATTTCCTAG
- a CDS encoding D-hexose-6-phosphate mutarotase, which yields MDLAQLNSDYGIPGQLEFVSGKGEFPYIQITNDQATAVISAYGGQVLSFQPKGAPQDMMFVSENAYYKTGKAIKGGIPVCWPWFGPDPEGAGRPSHGFARNRLWQVRAAAALPSGETKVTLGFSDTEDTQALWPYPFELAIEITVGTTLNMALISRNRGDRPFNITQALHTYFTVGDIAQTSVVGLDGTTYIDKVDGSQVKPQSGPVEIAAEVDRIYQGVPSELIIQDAALGRRIRITSAGNQTTVVWNPWSEISVKMADLEDHDYTRFICVETTNAADDVVTVPAQGEFRLQVIYAINSGAAS from the coding sequence ATGGATTTGGCTCAGCTAAACAGCGATTACGGCATTCCAGGACAGCTAGAATTCGTCTCTGGCAAAGGAGAGTTTCCCTACATCCAGATCACCAATGACCAGGCCACTGCAGTCATCTCCGCCTATGGGGGGCAGGTGCTCTCCTTTCAGCCCAAAGGCGCCCCTCAGGACATGATGTTCGTGAGCGAAAACGCCTATTACAAAACAGGCAAAGCCATTAAAGGGGGCATACCCGTATGTTGGCCGTGGTTTGGGCCAGATCCTGAAGGGGCTGGACGCCCCAGCCATGGCTTTGCCCGCAACCGCCTCTGGCAGGTACGAGCGGCAGCAGCGCTCCCCAGTGGGGAAACCAAAGTTACCCTTGGCTTCAGCGATACGGAAGATACCCAAGCGCTGTGGCCCTATCCTTTTGAACTCGCGATAGAAATCACGGTGGGCACCACCCTCAACATGGCCCTGATCAGTCGCAATCGTGGCGATCGCCCCTTCAACATTACCCAAGCGCTACATACCTATTTCACTGTGGGAGACATCGCCCAAACGTCAGTCGTAGGTTTGGATGGCACCACCTATATCGATAAGGTAGATGGCAGCCAAGTTAAGCCCCAAAGTGGCCCAGTAGAGATCGCTGCCGAGGTTGATCGCATCTATCAAGGTGTTCCCAGTGAGTTGATCATCCAAGATGCGGCTTTAGGTCGTCGCATCCGCATTACTTCTGCCGGCAACCAAACGACCGTGGTGTGGAATCCATGGTCAGAGATTTCGGTAAAAATGGCTGACCTCGAAGACCACGACTATACCCGCTTCATCTGCGTGGAAACCACTAATGCCGCTGATGATGTTGTGACGGTTCCGGCCCAAGGAGAATTTCGCTTGCAGGTTATTTATGCGATCAACTCAGGGGCAGCAAGTTAA
- a CDS encoding photosystem I reaction center protein subunit XI, with protein sequence MTDAIKPAGDPQIGNLETPLNSSGFTKAFIGNLPAYRLGLSPQRRGLEVGMAHGYLLYGPFALLGPLRDSDIPGLAGLLGAAGLVVILTACLSIYSGAGISAGISKSTAPFTPPEAFSTDEGWSEFAGGFLIGGIGGATFAYLLAANMPLLLSVVSGGHS encoded by the coding sequence ATGACGGATGCAATTAAGCCCGCAGGGGATCCTCAGATTGGCAACCTGGAAACGCCCTTGAACTCTTCTGGGTTTACGAAAGCCTTCATCGGCAACTTGCCCGCCTACCGCTTGGGGCTATCTCCTCAGCGACGAGGATTGGAAGTGGGTATGGCTCATGGCTATCTCCTGTATGGGCCATTTGCGCTATTAGGACCGCTGCGGGACTCTGACATTCCAGGGTTAGCTGGGTTACTCGGTGCAGCCGGGCTGGTCGTGATCTTGACGGCTTGCCTGTCCATTTACTCTGGCGCTGGAATCAGTGCGGGCATCTCCAAGTCCACCGCCCCCTTTACTCCTCCTGAGGCATTCAGCACCGATGAGGGCTGGAGCGAGTTTGCAGGAGGATTCCTCATCGGCGGCATTGGTGGTGCCACCTTTGCTTACCTCTTGGCTGCCAACATGCCTCTGTTGCTGAGCGTGGTTTCTGGTGGTCATAGCTAG
- a CDS encoding helix-turn-helix transcriptional regulator has product MDNSENPHSKGWDGTKPNLRELREALKITQRQLSDKIGVTENTIANWEHGRSIGKWLYQIKMLCQALDCSFEELTDGLETPLSSKTEKPFSSIRKEYQSAKKKVSDLES; this is encoded by the coding sequence ATGGATAATTCAGAAAATCCTCACTCAAAGGGATGGGATGGTACCAAACCAAATTTAAGAGAGCTAAGAGAGGCGCTCAAAATTACGCAAAGGCAGCTCTCCGACAAGATTGGGGTTACCGAAAACACGATCGCGAACTGGGAGCATGGACGCAGTATTGGTAAGTGGCTGTATCAAATAAAGATGCTGTGCCAGGCGTTAGACTGCTCATTTGAGGAGTTAACGGATGGATTAGAAACGCCGTTATCTTCCAAAACAGAGAAACCCTTTTCTAGCATTAGGAAAGAGTATCAATCTGCAAAGAAAAAAGTCAGTGATCTTGAGTCGTGA
- a CDS encoding hemolysin-type calcium-binding protein, translated as MSLEPMPVEPDFPVGGPVVEPFPIDNPDGPWPVEPDFPIGGPVGPWPVNPGFPLPMEPDFPIGGPVGPWPVEPWPVEPGRSIVGTDKADLLFGSDGDDSIDGRGGADTINGLLGDDEIFGGSGNDFIDGGAGQDTIEGESGDDFIFGGDGFDIIKGGQGSDLIFGDDESGSSFGDDQLFGEDGDDQLNGGAGFDVLDGGRGDDTLLGVSLDGFGSFGAFEQDTLTGGSGKDTFVLGTSDRVFYDDGDPFFIGDFDFALITDFNAQEDVVQLKGSADLYTLDFTVSAGVSSATLIFDTDEARGEMIAIFENVSRGDIDLTSSAFQYV; from the coding sequence ATGTCTTTAGAGCCTATGCCTGTAGAGCCTGACTTTCCTGTCGGTGGGCCAGTAGTGGAGCCGTTTCCTATTGACAATCCTGATGGGCCTTGGCCAGTGGAGCCTGACTTTCCCATTGGTGGGCCGGTAGGACCCTGGCCAGTGAACCCTGGTTTTCCTCTACCAATGGAGCCTGACTTCCCTATTGGTGGGCCGGTAGGACCTTGGCCGGTGGAGCCTTGGCCGGTGGAGCCGGGACGTTCGATTGTCGGTACGGATAAGGCAGATTTGTTATTCGGATCTGACGGAGATGACTCCATCGATGGGCGTGGAGGGGCCGACACCATTAATGGGCTGCTAGGCGACGATGAAATTTTTGGGGGGAGTGGTAACGATTTTATCGACGGTGGAGCTGGTCAGGACACCATTGAAGGGGAAAGTGGGGACGACTTCATCTTTGGTGGTGATGGATTCGACATCATCAAAGGGGGGCAGGGCAGCGATCTCATTTTTGGAGATGACGAGAGTGGTTCCAGTTTCGGGGATGATCAGCTTTTTGGAGAAGACGGGGATGATCAGCTGAACGGCGGTGCCGGATTTGATGTCCTTGATGGAGGCCGTGGCGATGACACGCTTCTGGGTGTCAGCCTCGATGGGTTTGGCAGTTTTGGAGCCTTTGAACAAGATACGCTCACAGGTGGATCTGGAAAAGACACGTTTGTTTTGGGGACGAGTGACCGTGTCTTCTATGACGATGGCGATCCGTTTTTTATTGGAGACTTTGACTTTGCGCTAATTACGGACTTCAACGCGCAAGAAGACGTCGTTCAGTTAAAGGGATCTGCGGATCTTTATACCCTCGATTTCACGGTGTCTGCCGGTGTCAGCAGCGCAACACTGATCTTTGATACTGATGAGGCCAGGGGGGAAATGATCGCTATTTTTGAAAATGTCTCCAGAGGGGACATTGATCTCACCAGTTCAGCATTTCAGTACGTATAA
- a CDS encoding NAD-dependent succinate-semialdehyde dehydrogenase, whose amino-acid sequence MSIATVNPTNGKTLKVFEALSPASIEGRLAKAQAAFNAYCTTSFTQRAQWLRAAADLLEANKQAYGELMTVEMGKPVTSAIAEVAKCAWVCRFYADNAEEFLQDAPVITDASQSFVRYQPLGVVLAVMPWNFPFWQVFRFAAPTLMAGNVGVLKHASNVPQCALVIEEIFRKAGFPEDVFQTLLVGASAVAGLVADDRIKAATLTGSESAGASLAAAAGQQIKPTVLELGGSDPFIVMPSADLDQAIATAVTARMLNNGQSCIAAKRFILHEAIADTFLTGLTTKFKTLQVGDPMAVGTNIGPLATRAIRDELDSQVQTCLQQGAKALVGGDVAALMAQMPESLQAGNFYPPTILADIPPGTPAETEEFFGPVALTFRVPSLDAAIELANHIPLGLGASAWTQEVTECDRCINELEAGAVFINGLVKSDPRLPFGGIKHSGYGRELGIQGIQTFVNAKTVWIR is encoded by the coding sequence ATGTCTATCGCCACAGTTAACCCCACCAACGGCAAAACCTTAAAGGTTTTTGAAGCACTCAGCCCAGCTAGCATTGAGGGGCGGCTTGCCAAAGCGCAGGCAGCTTTCAACGCCTATTGCACCACCTCCTTTACGCAACGGGCACAGTGGCTACGGGCCGCCGCCGATTTGCTGGAGGCCAACAAACAGGCCTATGGGGAGCTCATGACCGTAGAAATGGGTAAACCCGTCACCAGCGCGATCGCAGAGGTCGCTAAATGTGCCTGGGTCTGTCGCTTTTATGCCGATAACGCTGAGGAGTTTTTGCAGGATGCCCCGGTCATTACCGATGCTAGCCAGAGCTTTGTCCGCTACCAGCCTTTAGGGGTAGTGTTGGCGGTCATGCCCTGGAATTTCCCGTTCTGGCAGGTTTTTCGATTTGCGGCACCCACGCTGATGGCGGGCAATGTGGGGGTGTTAAAACATGCTTCTAATGTGCCTCAGTGTGCGCTGGTTATTGAGGAGATTTTTCGGAAGGCTGGATTTCCTGAAGATGTGTTTCAAACCTTGTTAGTCGGGGCCAGTGCCGTGGCTGGTCTTGTGGCGGACGATCGCATCAAAGCTGCTACCCTGACTGGCAGCGAATCGGCAGGGGCGTCTTTAGCCGCCGCCGCTGGTCAGCAGATTAAACCCACGGTGCTAGAGCTGGGCGGTAGTGACCCTTTTATCGTTATGCCCAGTGCAGATTTAGATCAGGCGATCGCCACCGCAGTGACGGCTCGGATGTTAAACAATGGCCAGTCTTGCATTGCCGCTAAGCGGTTTATTCTCCACGAGGCGATCGCCGATACCTTTTTAACGGGGCTGACGACTAAATTCAAAACGTTACAAGTCGGTGACCCGATGGCCGTAGGCACAAACATTGGCCCCCTGGCCACCCGTGCTATTCGAGATGAGCTTGATAGTCAGGTTCAGACCTGCCTGCAACAAGGGGCCAAAGCGTTGGTTGGGGGTGACGTTGCTGCACTCATGGCTCAAATGCCTGAATCTCTCCAGGCTGGCAACTTTTATCCCCCCACTATCCTGGCAGATATTCCCCCGGGAACCCCGGCAGAGACCGAGGAGTTCTTTGGGCCGGTGGCGCTCACCTTCCGGGTACCTTCCTTAGATGCCGCTATTGAGCTTGCCAACCATATTCCCTTAGGGTTGGGGGCTAGCGCCTGGACCCAAGAGGTGACCGAGTGCGATCGCTGCATCAATGAGCTAGAGGCAGGGGCTGTCTTTATCAATGGGTTAGTTAAATCTGACCCACGGCTGCCCTTTGGCGGCATTAAACACTCTGGCTATGGTCGTGAGTTGGGCATCCAGGGGATTCAAACTTTCGTCAACGCCAAGACCGTTTGGATTCGATAA
- a CDS encoding Photosystem I reaction center subunit III, whose product MRRLFALALVISLWFGFAMPASADVAGLTPCGESAAFQQRAASATTEKAKARFEFYGSSSLLCGEDGLPHLIVDGDLAHAGEFLIPSLLFLYIAGWIGWVGRSYLIAVRQEKSPEEKEIIIDVPLAIKCSLSGFAWPLTAAKDMISGEMFAKDNEITVSPR is encoded by the coding sequence ATGCGACGGTTGTTTGCTCTGGCTCTAGTTATTTCTCTCTGGTTTGGTTTTGCGATGCCCGCCTCTGCGGATGTTGCTGGCTTAACCCCTTGTGGTGAGTCCGCTGCGTTCCAGCAGCGTGCGGCGAGCGCCACTACCGAAAAAGCCAAGGCTCGTTTTGAGTTCTATGGCAGCTCTAGCTTGCTTTGTGGTGAAGATGGTCTGCCTCACCTGATTGTAGATGGTGATTTGGCCCACGCTGGGGAGTTTTTGATTCCTAGCCTTCTCTTTCTGTACATCGCCGGGTGGATTGGCTGGGTTGGTCGCTCTTATCTGATCGCAGTCCGACAAGAGAAAAGCCCCGAAGAGAAAGAGATCATCATTGATGTGCCTCTGGCTATCAAATGTTCTCTCTCTGGTTTTGCTTGGCCTCTGACGGCTGCTAAGGACATGATTAGCGGCGAGATGTTTGCCAAAGATAATGAGATTACCGTGTCTCCTCGCTAG
- a CDS encoding photosystem I reaction center subunit IX: MDNFLKYLSTAPVLAAAWMLITAGILIEFNRFFPDLLLHP, translated from the coding sequence ATGGATAACTTTCTGAAGTACCTGTCTACTGCCCCCGTTTTGGCAGCAGCTTGGATGCTGATCACAGCAGGCATTTTGATTGAGTTCAATCGTTTCTTTCCCGATCTTTTGCTCCATCCGTAG
- the tsaD gene encoding tRNA (adenosine(37)-N6)-threonylcarbamoyltransferase complex transferase subunit TsaD, protein MTIVLALETSCDETAAAVVRDRTVLSNVVASQIEIHQRYGGVVPEVASRAHVETLGAVVETALTEAEVAWADIDGVAATCAPGLVGALMVGVTAGKTLAMLYDKPFLGIHHLEGHIYASYLSQPDLQPPFLCLLVSGGHTSLIHVKGCGEYETLGKTRDDAAGEAFDKVARLLDLGYPGGPVIDKLAATGDPKAFPLPEGNISLPKGGFHPYDSSFSGLKTAVLRLVQSLKDKGVDPFPVADLSASFQATVARALTKRTIACALDHHLPTIAIGGGVAANRGLRQHLTEAAQAHGFSVLFPPMKYCTDNAAMIGCAAADHLSQGHQSDFSLGTQSRMPLSNVMSLYVKAGNNSSP, encoded by the coding sequence ATGACTATTGTCTTAGCGTTAGAAACCAGTTGTGATGAGACCGCCGCTGCTGTGGTGCGCGATCGCACCGTGCTCAGCAATGTGGTTGCCTCCCAAATTGAAATTCACCAGCGCTATGGGGGAGTGGTGCCCGAAGTCGCTTCTCGCGCCCATGTCGAGACGCTAGGCGCTGTGGTAGAAACTGCTCTCACCGAAGCCGAGGTCGCCTGGGCAGATATCGATGGGGTGGCTGCGACGTGTGCCCCTGGTCTGGTGGGGGCCTTGATGGTAGGCGTAACGGCTGGTAAAACCCTGGCGATGCTTTACGACAAGCCTTTTTTAGGCATCCATCATTTAGAAGGACACATTTATGCGTCTTATCTCAGCCAGCCAGACTTGCAGCCGCCTTTTCTTTGCCTGTTGGTTTCTGGAGGGCACACTAGCCTGATTCATGTGAAGGGATGTGGTGAATACGAGACCCTGGGCAAAACCCGCGATGATGCCGCTGGGGAGGCCTTTGACAAAGTGGCACGGCTATTAGACCTGGGATACCCTGGCGGCCCCGTTATCGATAAGTTGGCGGCAACAGGGGATCCCAAAGCGTTTCCGCTACCGGAAGGGAATATCTCTTTACCGAAAGGGGGATTTCATCCCTATGACTCTAGCTTCAGCGGGTTAAAAACGGCGGTGCTACGACTGGTTCAGTCCTTAAAAGACAAAGGTGTGGATCCGTTCCCGGTGGCAGATTTGTCCGCGAGTTTTCAGGCCACTGTGGCCAGGGCACTGACGAAGCGAACGATCGCCTGCGCGCTCGATCATCATTTGCCGACGATCGCGATCGGCGGCGGAGTTGCCGCGAATCGGGGTCTCCGTCAGCACCTGACGGAGGCAGCCCAGGCTCACGGGTTTTCGGTGCTCTTTCCCCCGATGAAATATTGCACAGATAATGCGGCCATGATTGGCTGTGCAGCTGCGGATCACCTCAGTCAGGGGCATCAATCTGATTTTTCGCTAGGCACCCAATCCCGCATGCCACTCTCGAACGTTATGTCTTTGTACGTTAAAGCTGGCAATAATAGCTCTCCCTAA
- a CDS encoding glutathione S-transferase family protein, with the protein MPNIQLYSAAVCPFAQRTRIVLHEKGLEFQTHEIDLKTKPADFLEISPHGKVPVLLCGGDRIWESAVINEYLEEAFPSPPLMPSEPGLRALVRIWIDFANTRFTPAFYKLLLAQTAEAQAEWRTEMSKHLQFIEHQGLRALSSEGPYWLGDRFSLLDITYYPWFERWAALAQYRGMTIPDDCKRLRDWWQAMGDRPSIQATAQSPTYHVEQYARYANDTATGNTAQEMKRY; encoded by the coding sequence ATGCCTAATATCCAACTCTACAGCGCGGCGGTTTGCCCGTTTGCCCAGCGCACTCGCATTGTGCTGCATGAAAAAGGCCTTGAGTTTCAGACCCACGAGATTGACCTAAAAACCAAGCCTGCTGACTTTCTGGAAATCTCACCCCACGGGAAAGTCCCTGTCTTGCTGTGTGGGGGCGATCGCATCTGGGAATCTGCTGTGATTAATGAATACCTGGAAGAGGCATTTCCATCGCCTCCGCTGATGCCTTCAGAACCCGGACTCCGCGCCCTGGTGCGAATTTGGATCGATTTTGCGAATACGCGTTTTACCCCCGCCTTTTACAAATTACTGCTGGCCCAAACCGCAGAGGCCCAGGCTGAGTGGCGAACGGAGATGAGCAAGCACCTTCAGTTTATTGAACATCAGGGCCTGCGGGCGCTTTCGAGTGAGGGGCCATACTGGTTGGGCGATCGCTTTAGCCTGTTGGATATCACATACTATCCCTGGTTCGAGCGTTGGGCCGCTTTAGCGCAGTATCGGGGCATGACGATTCCCGATGACTGTAAACGACTACGGGACTGGTGGCAGGCCATGGGCGATCGCCCCTCCATTCAAGCAACGGCTCAATCACCGACCTATCATGTCGAGCAGTATGCTCGCTACGCCAACGATACAGCGACCGGCAACACCGCCCAAGAAATGAAGCGCTATTAG
- a CDS encoding cobyrinate a,c-diamide synthase, with protein sequence MGGLIIAGDRSGAGKTTVTMAVLSALRAQGATVQAFKVGPDYIDPMFHRAITGRPAYNLDPVLTSEAYVQRCFQRHRATAPYAVVEGAMGLFDGAGGTDWASTAHIARLLACPVLLVVDCARLSRSLAAIVHGYKTLDSRVNIAGVVLNRVGSDRHLAMLKAAIASIRVPVLGVLRREDAITLPDRHLGLVPTDELSDLPERFHRLAALGQRCFDWAQLELLFKQPSIDVLDGPLNPPILVDFNASSPQSWGAGGASPSSYPIRVGIARDRAFNFYYEDNLEMLTRLGAELVPFSPLSDAILPPDLNGLYLGGGFPEMFAEELSQNEPMRRAIAQQLTTGLPTYAECGGLMYLCRELTDFEGRSWPMVSALPATTIMTSKLTLGYRQVMVKQTSPLVTPGQQFWGHEFHRSMLEPVPSHPLYELASYPLPGEEALSLGVEGWGSKTIHGSYVHVHWGDRVEMPKRFLEGCDRP encoded by the coding sequence ATGGGTGGATTAATTATTGCAGGCGATCGCAGTGGCGCTGGCAAAACGACCGTAACGATGGCAGTATTATCAGCCCTGAGGGCTCAGGGAGCCACTGTTCAGGCATTCAAAGTGGGGCCAGACTACATCGACCCCATGTTTCATCGCGCCATTACTGGGCGTCCGGCCTACAATCTAGACCCAGTACTGACCTCTGAAGCCTACGTGCAGCGATGCTTTCAGCGTCACCGTGCCACCGCACCCTATGCTGTCGTAGAAGGGGCGATGGGCCTATTTGATGGGGCTGGTGGCACCGACTGGGCCAGCACCGCCCACATTGCTCGTCTGCTCGCCTGCCCCGTGCTACTAGTGGTGGACTGTGCTCGCCTGTCGCGATCGCTGGCCGCCATCGTCCACGGCTACAAAACCCTGGATTCTCGGGTAAATATCGCTGGGGTAGTCTTGAATCGGGTAGGCAGCGATCGCCACCTCGCCATGCTGAAAGCTGCGATCGCATCCATTCGGGTGCCTGTACTGGGGGTGCTGCGCCGAGAAGATGCAATCACTCTGCCGGATAGACATTTGGGGCTGGTGCCCACAGATGAGTTGTCTGACCTGCCGGAACGGTTTCATCGCCTGGCAGCCCTCGGGCAGCGGTGCTTTGATTGGGCGCAGTTGGAACTGTTATTCAAACAACCTTCAATCGACGTCTTGGATGGCCCTCTAAATCCCCCAATTCTGGTGGATTTCAATGCGAGTTCCCCCCAAAGTTGGGGGGCAGGGGGGGCTAGCCCTTCCAGTTATCCCATCAGAGTTGGAATTGCCCGCGATCGCGCCTTCAACTTTTACTACGAAGACAATCTGGAAATGCTGACTCGCCTGGGGGCAGAGCTAGTCCCGTTTAGTCCGCTTTCGGATGCAATTTTGCCGCCAGACTTGAACGGGCTGTACCTGGGGGGCGGCTTCCCAGAGATGTTTGCAGAAGAGTTGTCGCAAAATGAGCCCATGCGTCGGGCGATTGCGCAACAGTTAACGACAGGGCTGCCCACCTACGCAGAGTGTGGGGGGCTAATGTATCTGTGTCGTGAACTGACGGATTTTGAGGGGCGATCGTGGCCAATGGTCAGTGCACTGCCTGCGACGACGATAATGACCTCGAAGCTGACGTTGGGTTATCGACAGGTCATGGTGAAGCAAACCAGTCCGCTAGTGACACCAGGGCAGCAGTTTTGGGGTCATGAATTTCATCGCTCAATGCTGGAGCCAGTGCCCTCACACCCACTGTATGAATTGGCGTCGTATCCACTGCCGGGGGAGGAGGCTCTATCGCTGGGGGTAGAGGGATGGGGAAGCAAGACGATTCATGGGTCGTACGTGCATGTGCATTGGGGCGATCGGGTTGAAATGCCGAAGCGATTTTTGGAGGGGTGCGATCGCCCATAG